The following DNA comes from Mesorhizobium sp. B2-1-8.
AATGTGCTGGTCGAGGGCATCATCGGCATCCAGAAGGAAGCGGTGCTGGCGGCCAGGCGCGCGGTGGTGACGGTGGAGGAAGTGGTCGACAATTTCGACGACCTGCACCCGAACCTGACAGTGCTGCCGCGCTGGACCCTTTCGGCGATTTCGGTCGTGCCGGGCGGTTCGCACCCCTCCTACGCGCATGGTTACTATGCGCGTGACAATGCGGCTTATCTGGAATGGGACGAGATCGCCGCCGACCGGGAAAAATTCCAGGCGTGGATGCAGGCGCACGTCATCGAAAGAACCGCCGACGATTTCGCGGCCCGCGTCGAGCATCTGAGGAAAGCGGCATGAGCGAGCTCGCCTTTACACCCACCGAGATGATGACGATCGCGGCCAGCCGTGCGTTGAAGAACGACGATGTCTGCTTCGTCGGCATCGGCGCGCCATCGGCCGCCTGCAACATCGCGCGGCTGACGCATGCGCCCGACATCACGCTGATCTACGAGAGCGGCACGATCGGCACCGCGCCCGACGTGCTGCCGCTGTCGATCGGCGACGGCGAATTGTGTGAGACCGCGGTCACCACTGTCGCGGTGCCGGAGATGTTCCGCTACTGGCTGCAAGGCGGCCGCATCTCGATCGGCTTCCTCGGCGCGGCACAGCTCGACAAGTTCGGCAACATCAACACCACGGTCATCGGCGACTATTTCCATCCCAAGACAAGGTTGCCAGGCGGTGGCGGCGCTCCCGAAATCGCGACATCGTCGAAGGAGGTCTATATCACCATGGCGCAGACCAAGCGCGGCATGGTCGAAAAGATCGACTTCTTCACCTCCTTCGGCCATGGCGAGGGCGGCGATCATCGCAAGCGGCTTGGCATCGACACCGCTGGCCCGACATTGCTGATCACCGATCTCGCCGTCTGGAAGCCGGATCCGGTGACCAAGGAATTCACCGTGGTGTCGCTGCATCCCGGCGTTACGCGTGAGCAGGTGCAGGACACTTGTGGCTGGGTCGTAAAATTCGCCGAGGCCCTTGACGAGACGCCGGCGCCGACGGAACTCGAACTGAAGACATTGCGCGACCTGCAGGCCCGCACCAAGGCGGCGCATGAGGGGACCGGAAAAGGGAAAGCAGCCTGACATGGCCGAGGCCTATATTTGCGACTACATCCGCACGCCGATCGGTCGCTTTGGCGGTTCGCTGTCTTCGGTACGTACCGACGATCTTGGCGCCATCCCGCTAAAGGCTTTGCTTGAGCGCAATCCCGGCATCGATTGGCAGGCGATCGACGATGTCGTCTATGGCTGCGCCAACCAGGCCGGCGAGGACAACCGCAACGTGGCACGCATGGCGCTGTTGCTGGCCGGCCTGCCCAAGGAAGTCCCCGGCTCGACCGTCAATCGCCTGTGCGGGTCAGGCATGGACGCGCTGACCATCGCCGCGCGCGCCATCAAGGCCGGCGAGGCGGAGCTGATGATCGCGGGCGGTGTCGAATCGATGAGCCGTGCGCCCTTCGTCATGCCCAAGGCCGATACGGCGTTTTCGCGCAATGCCGAGATTTACGACACCACCATCGGCTGGCGCTTCGTCAACCCGCTGATGAAGAAGCAGTATGGCGTCGATTCGATGCCGGAGACAGGCGAGAACGTTGCCGAGGACTTTGGCGTGTCGCGCGCGGACCAGGATGCCTTTGCCGTGCGCAGCCAGGACAAGGCGGTCGCGGCACAAGCCAATGGCCGGCTGGCGAAGGAGATCAGTGCGGTGACGATCCCGCAGCGCAAGGGCGATGCGACTGTCGTGTCGAAGGATGAACATCCCCGCGCCGGCACAACCGTCGAGGCATTGGCCAAGCTGCCGACGCCGTTCCGGCAAGGCGGCACGGTAACGGCGGGCAATGCCTCCGGTGTCAATGACGGCGCGGCGGCTCTCATTGTCGCTTCCGAAGCGGCGGTGAAGAAATACGGCCTGGCGCCGATCGCCCGCATCCTTGGCGGTGCGGCCGCGGGGGTCGCGCCGCGCATCATGGGCATCGGCCCGGCGCCGGCGACTCGGAAACTTTGCGCGCGGCTTGGCCTGACGCCGCAACAATTCGATGTCATCGAACTCAACGAAGCCTTTGCCTCGCAAGGCATCGCCGTGCTGCGCCAGCTCGGGATTGCCGAGGAGGCCGAACACGTCAATCCGAATGGCGGCGCCATCGCGCTCGGCCATCCCCTGGGCATGTCGGGCGCCCGCATCTCGGGGACGGCCGCACTTGAGTTGCGCGAGCTCGGCGGCCGCTACGCGCTGGCCACCATGTGCATCGGCGTTGGCCAGGGCATCGCCGTGGCGCTGGAGCGGGCCTAAGCAAATCGCTTCAGGTAACCCTGTCGAAGCCGGCGCCGCCCCTCATCGCCCTGCCGGGCACTTCTCCCCGTATAGTGACGGGGAGAAGGGGGCTGGCCGCAGGCTGGCGCTTTTCCTGCAACGCCGACAATTGGCGAAACCATCCATGACAGCACCCCTCTCCCCGTCACTATACGGGGAGAGGGTGCTGGCAGGCAGGTGAGGGGCAGCGGAACCTGAAGCGATTGGCCTGTGGTTGCCCCTCCTTGAATAATGGCAGCGGCACGCTTCGCCAAATTTGACCATGTGGACAAAAGTCCGGACCCGTTCCATAGTTCCCCGTCTGATTTTTGGAACGGCCGGCTCGACACGGCCGTCGAACAGAGGGGCACTTCAATGGAAAACCGGAACAACAAATCTCCTTCGATGCGCGCGGGCCTGTCGCGACGCAATGTGCTGGAGCTGGGCGGGCTTGGCCTGGCCGCAGCGATGCTGCCAGGTGCGGCCTTCGCGGCCGGCAAAAAACTGAAGGTCGCGGCGATCTTCGCCACGCCGATCGAGGAACCCTGGGACAACCAGATCCACGTCGCGCTGCAGAAGGCCGAGAAGGAACTGGGCATCGAATACAAATGGTCCGAGAAGGTGCAGACCGCCGACTTCAGCCGCGTCATGCGCGAATATGCGCAGGGCGGCTATCAACTGGTGCTGGGCGACGCCTTCGCCGCCGAGCGCGAATCGCGCCGCACCGCCAAGCAGTTCCCCAAGACAGCCTGGCTGTTCGGGTCGGGCGCCGGGCCGGCCGAACCCAATTTCGGCGTCTTCGACAACTGGATCCATGAGCCCGCTTATCTCTCCGGCATGATCGCCGGCAAGATGTCGAAGTCGGGCACGGTCGGCGCGGTGGCGGCGATGGGCATTCCGGAAGTGAACCGGCTGGTCAACGCCTTCTTTGCCGGCGCCAAGGAGGTCAATCCGAACGTCAAGAAGAAGGTCGCCTTCATCGGCTCCTTCTTCGATCCGCCAAAAGCCAAGGAAGCCGCTGTCGCGCAGATCGATGCCGGCGTCGATGTCATCTACGCCGAGCGCTTCGGCGTCATCGAGGCGGCGGTGGAGAAGAAGATTTTTGCCATCTCCAACATGTCCGACCAGTCGAGCCTCGGCCCCGACACGGTCATCACCGGCCCGGTCTGGGACATGTACCCGACGGTCGAGCAGGCGATCAAGCTGGTCAAGGCCGGCGTCTATACCGCGCAGGATTACGGCGATTTCTCGCGCATGGCCAAGGGTGGCTCCTATCTGGCGCCCTTCCACAAGTTCGACAAGACCTTGCCCGCCGAGGTCAAGGATCTGGTCGAGAAGAAGAAGGCCGAGATCCTGGAAGGCAATTTCCGGGTGGATGTGGACGAGAACACGCCGGTTTCGGATTGAGTTTCTTTACCCTCGCTCTTGTGGGGAGGGTCGATCCGCGAAGCGGAGCGGGGTGGGGGTCGGCGCCGCACCCCACCCTGTCTTGCGATCTCCGTTTCGCTGCGATTGTAAGCCGGCCCTTCCCACAAGGGGGAGGGTGAAGAGCGGCGTCAACGCCATCCATCAGGAGCATCCTCGCCCTTGTCCGCCCCCCTCATTGAAATGCGCGGCATCACCAAGATCTTCGGCGCCATCAAGGCGAACGAGGACGTGGATCTCAGCGTGGCGCCAGGCGAAATCCTCGGTCTGCTCGGCGAGAACGGCGCCGGCAAGACGACTCTGATGAACGTGCTATTCGGCGCTTACGCGCCGGATGCCGGCGAGATCCTGATCCAGGGCCGGCCGGTGCGGATTACCAGCTCGGCCGACGCGCTGGCCGCCGGCATCGGCATGGTGCATCAGCATTTTCATCTGGCACCACGGCTCACCGTGCTGGAAAATCTGCTCATCGGCATTCCGGGCAAGTCGGGACGGATCGACCGCGCCGGCGGGCTGGCGCGGCTGGCTGAAATCAGCAGCCAGCACGGGCTGACGCTTGATCCGAACCTGCCGGTCTCGGCGCTGTCAGTCGGCGAGCAGCAGCGACTGGAAATCGTCAAGGCGCTGTTTCGCGGCGCGAAGCTCTTGATCCTCGACGAGCCAACGGCGGTGCTGGCGCCGAGCGAGGTCGACGGGCTGTTCTCGGCGCTGCGCTCCATGGCGGCGCAAGGGCTGGGCATCATCTTCATCTCGCACAAGCTCAACGAGGTGCGGGTGCTGACACATCGCTGCACGGTGCTGCGACATGGCCGCGTCGCCGGGCGGGTAGACGATCCCGCCAACACGACGTCGGCCGCAATGGCGCAATTGATGTGCGGCCATGAAATCGTGCCACCGGCGCGCGGGCCATCGACACCGGGCGAGGCAGTACTCACCCTCGATGGCATTTCGACCTCGAAGCATTCGGGCACGGCGCTGCGCGATGTGTCGCTTGCGGTTCGTGCCGGCGAAATCCTCGGCATTGCCGGCGTCTCCGGCAATGGTCAGCGGGCACTGGCGGAGGTCATCTCGGGCACGCGCGCGCCCGACAGCGGTCAAATGACGATAGCCGGCAAACAGGTCGTGCAATTCTCGCCGGGCGAGGTGCAGGCGCTGGGCCTCGGCCGCATCCCGGAAGATCGCATGACGACGGGGCTGGTCACCAATTTGCCGCTCGCCGATTCCATGGTGCTGCCGCGCATCGGCACATCAGCCTTCTCCGCAAAGGGGCTGCTCAAGCCGGATGCGATCCGCGCTTTCGCCGAAGAACAGATCAAGGCCTATGATATCAGATGTCCCGGGCCGATGACGCGCGCCGGCGCGCTGTCCGGCGGCAATCTGCAGAAGGCGCTGCTGGCGCGCGAGCTTGCCTTCGACCCGAAGGTTCTGATCGTCTCGCAGCCGACGCGCGGCCTCGACATTGGTGCGGCCCGCTTCATCCACGAAAAATTCCTCGACATGCGCGCCAAGGGCTGCGGCATCGTCGTCATCGGCGAGGATCTGGAAGAGCTGCTCGTGCTCTGCGACCGCATCGCGGTCATGTATGAGGGCCGCATTGCCGGCACACTCGACAGCGCCGATGCGACAATCGCGCGGCTTGGCCTGCTGATGACCGGCGCTGAGGGGAAGGCGTAGCATGGGCTTGCCTCGACGTTTCGCTTTGGAGGCCGGCGCTGCCCCTCACCTGCCTGCCGGCATCCTCTCCCCGTATAGGGACGGGGAGAGGGGCGCTCTCATCGACCGTTTCGCCAATCACCGACGTCGCAAGAACAGCCACCACCGACGCGGCAAGTCCCCTTCTCCCCGTCACTATACGGGGAGAAGGTGCCGGCAGGCGGATGAGGGGCGGCGCCAGCGCTCGGTGGATATCTCACGAGCAGAGGGCCACGGCTGATGTTTCGCCTGGAAGCTCGTACCTCCACACCCGCCTGGTTCAATCTGGCGCTACCGCTGCTGGCGATCGCCGCCACGCTTGTCCTGTGCAGCGGCCTGATCGCTCTGGCCGGGGCCGGTGTGCTCGAGTCCTACGGCGTGATGTTCACGGCCTCGCTCGGTGACAGCTACGCCATCACCGAAACGTTGGTGCGGGCCGCACCGATGATCTTCACCGGGCTCGCGGTGGCTGTCGGCTTCCGTGCCAAGTTCTGGAACATCGGCGCCGAGGGGCAGTTGCTGGCCGGCGCGGTGGCGAGCTGCTTCGTCGGCGCGATCCCGATGCCGGGGCCGCTCGCCATGCTGCTGATGGCGCTGGCGGGTGCGGCGGCGGGTGCGGCGGTCGCGCTGGTGCCGGCGACGCTGCGTGTAAAATTCAAGGTCGATGATGTGGTGAGTTCTTTGCTGCTCAACTCGGTTATCTACTATGCGCTAATGGCGCTGATCGAGGGGCCGTGGAAGGACAGCTTCAGCGGCTATCCGATCTCGCCGCCGATCGAGGATTCGGCCAACTTCCCGGTGCTGATCGAAGGCACGCGGCTGCATCTCGGTGTCGTCGCGGCGCTGATCGCGGCACCCCTGATCTGGTTCCTGATCGTGCGCACGACGCTCGGCTTCCGGATCAGGGTCACCGGCGAAAATCCGGAAGCGGCCAGATATGGCGGCATCCATGTCGAGCGGGTGCTGATCTCGACGGCGCTGCTGTCGGGCGCTCTGGCTGGGCTAGCCGGCGTCGGCGAGGTCGGCGGCGTGCATTTCCAGGTGATGAGCGATATCTCGCCGGGCTACGGCTATTCCGGTATCGTCGTCGCCATGCTGGCGCGGCTCAACCCGCTCGGCGTCGTGCCGGCTGCGATCTTCCTTGCCGCCGTGATGACGGGGGCCGAGGCGATGTCGCGCGCGACCGGTGTGCCGGCCTTCCTCAGCGATGTCATCCAGGGCACGGCGCTGCTCGCCATGCTGGTGGCGCTGCTGTTCACCGCCTATCGCATCCGCCGCGTCGGAGCCATCGGATGAGCGCGGTATTCGAACAGATTTTTCAGGTTGGCTTTCTCGCCGCCATCATCCGCATCGCCACGCCGCTGGCCTTTGCCACGCTTGGCGAAATGTTCTCCGAACGGGCCGGCGTGCTCAATCTCGGCATCGAAGGCATCATGCTGCTCTGCGCGATGACCGGCTTCACCGCCACCAGCCTCAGCGGCAGCCTGTGGCTCGGCGTGCTGGTTGCGGTGTTGACCGGCATGCTGATGGGCACGCTGCATGCGCTGTTCACCGTCGCGCTCGGCCTCAGCCAGCATGTCTGCGGCATCGGCGTCACGCTGTTCTCGTCGGGGCTTGCCTATTTCCTCTACCGGCTGATCTTCGGCCAGCAATCGGTGCCGCCGAGCATCAAGGGTTTTCAGACACTGCCGATCCCGATTCTCTCAGATATTCCCGTGCTTGGCCCGGCGGTGTTCAACCAATTCGTGCTGGTCTACATGGCGATCCTGGCCATTCCGCTGGCGGCCTTCGTGCTCTACCGCACGCCCTGGGGCCTGTCGGTGCGCATGGTCGGCGAGAATCCGCGCGCCGCCGATTCGGCGGGTGTGAGCGTCATCGCCACGCGCTTCCAGGCTGTCATTCTCGGCGGTGCCTTGATGGGTCTGGCAGGCGCCTTCCTGTCGATGGCGCAATTCAACGCCTTCACCTTCGGCGTGGTGTCCGGACGCGGCTGGGTGGCGATCGCGCTGGTCGTGTTCGGCCGCTGGGATCCGTGGCGCTCGGCGGGTGCGGCGCTGCTGTTCGCTTTCGTCGATGCGCTGCAACTGCGCATGCAGGCGAGCGGTTTGGGGCATATCCCTTACGAGGCATTCCTGATGCTGCCGTTCATCTTCACCATCGTTGCCATGGCCGTCATGTCACGCAACGCGGTGGCACCGTCGGCGCTGCTGAAGCCGTTTCGACGGGAGGAGCGGTAAGGGCGCGAACCCACGCCCACAGCAACTTCACACCAATCTTTGGCGTTTCATGAGAAAATAATTCTGCCAGTGGCCCAAAAATAGCAATCGACAAAGTCTACAAGTTTTATAGATTAATCGGCGAGACGGAGGTCGCGATGTCCTATATCCAGAACGCCCAGACCGACAGCAATGGCCAGAGGCTGGCGAATGCCCAGGGCTTCCGCCCGGCCTATGCCGGCGCTTTCGCCTATCTCGTCTTTGCCCTTGCGTTCGTGTTCACCGGGGCAGTCGTGTTGGGTCTTATTCCATAAGGATCGACAGGGGCTGTTGCCCCACAGCTTTCAGGCAATCGGAGTTGAATGAACCGGATCCCGGAGCGCTTTCGCGCGGGCTGAGGATTCGCATTTCACAGCGTCAGTGATTCCAGCAATGGAGGAGATGACAATGCCGATCGAATTCACACATGTTCCCGGCAAGACCGCCGACGCGGTGATTCCCTTTTTCTATGACTTCGCCGAGACCGCGACCAAGCTCGGGCTGATCGAGGATAGCGGATTCCAGAAGATCGTCGTCGACGATTCGGCCGGGCTGCTGACCAACATGGATCTTGCGTCCCAGGTGTTCAACCGCACCGCTTCGTTGGAAGTGGTGCTCACCCATTGGGCCGGCGTGATCGAACCGACGGTGGCGGCCCGTCAGCTGGCGTCCATCGACAGGGCGGGCGGCGGACGGCTGGCGCTCAGGATGATCAGCGAGCCGCTGAACGATGACGACGCCGACACACGGCCGGTCGGACATGGCGTCGTCTGGCAGCGCATCGATGAATATCTGGTGCTGTTGAAGCGTCTGTGGTCGAACGATCGGCCCTTCGATCACGAAGGCGCGTTCTACAGCATCAGGGGCGGTTACGTGCCGCGCAAGGGTCCGCATGGCGCCGATCTCGTGATCCGCATGGGTGGGCAAACCGGAACGGCGCTGAAGGTCGCCGGCCGGCACGCCGATGTCTTCGAACTGGCGCCGGGGTCGATCGACGATATCAGGCAATTGATGGAGCAGGCGCGTGGCGCCGCGGCCGAACATGGCCGCGCCGGCAAACTGCGCTTCGCGCTTCCGGTCAGGATCCACGAAGGTGTTTCCGCCGCCGGCCACAAGGCGGTCGACCTCTCCGGGCCGCCGGCCCAGGTCGCGCTGTCGCTGCTTGCTTATGCGGCTCTCGGCATCGATGAATTCATGATCGTCGGCGTTGATACGCCATGCGAGATCGCGACGGCCGGCCGGGAAACACTAGCGCTGCTGCGCAACTCGCTGGTACGCCGCGAAGTCAGCGAACTCCAGCCTGGAGCTTACGCGCCTCGCCCAGGGTTAGAGACGCGGGCAGCGAGCTGAAACCCATCAATCGTCAGTTGCTTCAGGTCTGTCGCCAAGACGCGACAAGCCAGCGATGACGGCGTCCGAATCGGCCAGCACCCCGAAGACGCCGTCCTCGACCGTCACCATGTGCAACGCCGCTTCATGCGCCCTTTGATCGCCGCTGGCGCAGGCGTCCGAGATCGTCAGGCACTGGAAATTGCGGTCACAGGCCTCGCGCAGCGTGGTGTGGACGCAGACATCCGTCGTGCACCCTGAAAACATCAGATGGGCGATGCCTCGCGCACGCAGCACAAGCTCGAAATCCGTATAGGTGAAAGCGCTGTTGCAGGTCTTGTCGACGATGATGTCGTGCGGCGCGACATCGATCTCCGGAACGATCTGGAACCCTGCGCCCGAGCGCAGCAGGACATCGGTGCCGTCGAGGCCGGCGCGCTTGCGGCGCCATTTCTCATAGGGTGTCATGTCGGCCATGTCGGTACGATAACCCTGCCTCGTGTGGATGACCGTGACGCCGGCTTTGCGCGCGGCCGCGATCAGGCGGTTCACCGTGGGCAGGATCGCCCGCAGCGGCGAGGGGTCATACCCCTTCCTGGCGAAATAGCCCGATGTCGACAGGAAATCCTGTTGCAGGTCGATGACGATCAACGCGGTGCTTTCGGCGACCAGCCTGCCGTCATAGGGGTAGTCGAAAGGTATTGCCTTGATCATCCGGAACTCCTTGCCGCCGGATCACTCTAGCGAGTTCGCATCGATGCGGCGATACCGGATGCCCGGCATCGTACGGCCTGGGATATCGGCGGGCCACTGGCGCCGTAGCGGTTCAGGGTTTCACGGCGTATTCCCAAGATTGTTGAGTGTTGCAGTCATCTTCAATGTTGACTACAAAGTTCATGTTTTATAGTCAGCCGGGCATCTGCCTGCCATAGCCGGGAATGCGGCGGCCGCACTGGAGAAATGCATGACCAGAGGCGAACAAAGGAAGAAGCTCGTGTCGAGACATGGTTTGTTGGCGGCGTTGGTCGCATCGGTGATCCTGGCGGCGACCGGCGCGATGGCCCAGGAGCAACCGGCTGGTGCTGTTCCAGCAGTCGAGGCACCTGCGCCGGCACCCGCTACCCCGGCGGCTGCCGCACCGGCGACGCCTGCGCTCGCGTTGCCGGCGGGGGCAACGCCTGCCGGGGCGATGGAGCTGACCCTGCCGCGCGACCTGTCGCCATGGGGCATGTTCATGGCCGCCGACATCATCGTCAAGGCGGTGATGATCGGACTGGCCTTCGCGTCGCTCGTCACCTGGACGATATGGCTGGCCAAATCGCTGGAGATTTTCGGCGGCAAGCTGCGCGTCCGCCGTGCCGTCCGCGCGATCGGCGATGCCGCGACGTTGAAGCAGGCGAGCCGCGCGCTCGACCGCAGCGGCGGCCCCGGCGCGCTCCGGTGCGGGCAGCGGAAGAAGAGACCGCGCTTTCGGCCGGTGCGCTCGACCATGTCGGCGGAGACAGGTTGAAGGAACGGGTCAGCTCGTGCCTGTCGCGCATAGAGGCGGCGGCGTCGCGGCGCATGTCGCGCGGCACCGGCCTGCTGGCGACGATCGGTTCCACGGCGCCTTTCGTCGGCCTGTTCGGCACCGTCTGGGGCATCATGAACGCCCTCATCGGCATTTCGCAGGCACAGACCGCCAATCTCGCCGTGGTCGCGCCGGGCATCGCCGAGGCGCTGCTGGCGACCGCGATGGGCCTGGTGGCGGCAATTCCGGCGGTGGTGATCTACAACGTCTTTGCCCGCTCGATAGCCGGCTACCGGCAGATCCTGGCCGGCGCCTCGGCGGGCGTCGAACGGCTGGTCAGCCGCGACCTCGATTTCCGCACCGTCGCACCCGCGACGGCGCTGGCGGTCGAATAGTGGGAGAGGCGCCATGGGCAGCCGGATCCGCCAGATCATGGATGACGATCTCGAGGAGAACCATGAGATCAAGGTCACGCCCTTCATCGACGTCATCCTGGTGCTGATCATCTTCATGGTCGCCGCGCCGCTGGCGACGGTGGATGTCAATGTCGACCTGCCCGGCTCGACGGCAACGCCGGCGCCGCGCCCCGAGACACCGCTCTTCCTGACCTTGAAGGATGATCTCACGCTCCCGATCGGCAATGACGCCGTGCCGCGCCCGGCTTTTGCCGCCACGCTCGACAGCCGCACCAAAGGGGACAAGCAGACGCGGATCTTCCTGCGCACCGACAAGGCGGTCGCCTATGGCGACCTGATGGAGGCGATGAACCTGCTGCGCGGCGCCGGCTATCTGAAGGTCGCCCTGGTCGGCCTGGAGGCCGCGCCCGCCGGTGATGCCGCCGCATCGGTGCCAGGGGGAACGGCAGCAGCCCCATGACACGATCGGCCGCCTCGCCAACGGTGGCGCTGTCGCGCTTCGGCTGGCGCGACCTTGGCCTGTGGGCATGTGCGGCCTTGCTGATGCTTGGCGCGCATGTCGCGGTCGCCTATGTCGTGCAGAAATTCGGTCCAGTCGAACCGTCGGATAGCGGACCGCCGGCCCCGGTGATCGACATGGTGCCGATGATGGTGACACCGGCGGTGCCCGAACAGGCAGCGATGCTCGACGGGGCCATTCCCGACCAGACCGAGCCGTTCGAAGAGACCGAGAAGACCGGGCCCGACAAGGTGGTCGAGCAAGCGGAGCCTGTTGCCGAGCCGGAAACGGTGCCGCCGGACGGGCCTACGGAGATCGCGAAGGCCGAACCGGTCGACCGGCCGCCGCTGGAGGAGGTCGTCCCCGATACTGTCGAGAACGTCGCACCGGAGGTTGTCGTTCCGCCGCCGCAGGCAAGGCCGACGGAGCGGCGCAAGGAAAAGAAACCGACCGAAGCCAAGGTCAAAAAAGCCTGTCGACAAGCCCAAGCCAAAGCCGAAGAAGGAAAAGGCGGCACCGCCGAAGACGGCAAGTGCCGCGAGCGCCGAGGCCAGGCCCGCCAGGGCAGCGGCGCCGGGATCCGCGCCGGGGTTTTCAGGTCTCAGCCCGGCCAAATGGGAATCGCGGCTGACGGCGTGGATCAACCGCCACAAGCGCTACCGCGTGCCGCGAGATCCCGGCGCGCGCAGGGCAATGTGAACGTGACTTTCACGATGGACCCGTCCGGCCGGATCCTGTCGGCCCGGGTCGTCCGTTCGTCCGGCGATGCCGAACTCGACCGTGCCGCGCTCGCGGTGCTGCAGGGCGCCACCGTGCCGGCGCCGCCGCCGGAACTCGGCTCGCGCGTCAGCCGTACGGCGCCATTCGTGTTCAGGTTGAATTGAACGGTGTCTATCGCTGGCTCAGCGACTGGCAGAGCGCCTCGACCTGTTCCAGGTAGAAGCGGCATTTGGTGCGCAGGATTCTAAGGCTAGGATCGCCGGCGCCATTGATCTCGATGGTCTGCATCATGTGCGCTCTACGCTGTCCTTGGCTGAGCGTGGTTGCCTTTCGCATGTGCCTTGGGGTGCATCGGGTTGCCGCCAAGCTGCGCTTGTCTGGCCGGGCGTGCGCCGCGCAAGACATCGAAGGCTTCGGCATAGGCCATGCCGAGCAGATAGGAGATCATGGGAAAACGGCTTGCTTCGGCCATCTGCACCAGCTCGTTGGTCATCGTCGCGATATATTGGAGACTATCGAGATCTGACTGACGTAAGGACTGCTTTGACACGTGCTGCTCCTGTCATCGGATGGAACTCTGGGAACGCGTACCGGCTGCACTGGACATGTTGAGGCGGCTAATTGATCGACCGAACCGCCGAATGCGGATCAAGTTCCGGGGTTGAGAGGGTCAATGCATAGATGGGCGCGTCGGTAAGACGGTCGAGGCCCAGAAGGCGCTTGATCGCCGAATGGCTCAGCGCCGCCGTCGGACAGGCCGACAGGCCGTGCCCGGTTGCCGCGA
Coding sequences within:
- a CDS encoding ABC transporter permease, with amino-acid sequence MSAVFEQIFQVGFLAAIIRIATPLAFATLGEMFSERAGVLNLGIEGIMLLCAMTGFTATSLSGSLWLGVLVAVLTGMLMGTLHALFTVALGLSQHVCGIGVTLFSSGLAYFLYRLIFGQQSVPPSIKGFQTLPIPILSDIPVLGPAVFNQFVLVYMAILAIPLAAFVLYRTPWGLSVRMVGENPRAADSAGVSVIATRFQAVILGGALMGLAGAFLSMAQFNAFTFGVVSGRGWVAIALVVFGRWDPWRSAGAALLFAFVDALQLRMQASGLGHIPYEAFLMLPFIFTIVAMAVMSRNAVAPSALLKPFRREER
- a CDS encoding LLM class flavin-dependent oxidoreductase, whose protein sequence is MPIEFTHVPGKTADAVIPFFYDFAETATKLGLIEDSGFQKIVVDDSAGLLTNMDLASQVFNRTASLEVVLTHWAGVIEPTVAARQLASIDRAGGGRLALRMISEPLNDDDADTRPVGHGVVWQRIDEYLVLLKRLWSNDRPFDHEGAFYSIRGGYVPRKGPHGADLVIRMGGQTGTALKVAGRHADVFELAPGSIDDIRQLMEQARGAAAEHGRAGKLRFALPVRIHEGVSAAGHKAVDLSGPPAQVALSLLAYAALGIDEFMIVGVDTPCEIATAGRETLALLRNSLVRREVSELQPGAYAPRPGLETRAAS
- a CDS encoding ABC transporter permease, whose protein sequence is MFRLEARTSTPAWFNLALPLLAIAATLVLCSGLIALAGAGVLESYGVMFTASLGDSYAITETLVRAAPMIFTGLAVAVGFRAKFWNIGAEGQLLAGAVASCFVGAIPMPGPLAMLLMALAGAAAGAAVALVPATLRVKFKVDDVVSSLLLNSVIYYALMALIEGPWKDSFSGYPISPPIEDSANFPVLIEGTRLHLGVVAALIAAPLIWFLIVRTTLGFRIRVTGENPEAARYGGIHVERVLISTALLSGALAGLAGVGEVGGVHFQVMSDISPGYGYSGIVVAMLARLNPLGVVPAAIFLAAVMTGAEAMSRATGVPAFLSDVIQGTALLAMLVALLFTAYRIRRVGAIG
- a CDS encoding BMP family protein, which codes for MENRNNKSPSMRAGLSRRNVLELGGLGLAAAMLPGAAFAAGKKLKVAAIFATPIEEPWDNQIHVALQKAEKELGIEYKWSEKVQTADFSRVMREYAQGGYQLVLGDAFAAERESRRTAKQFPKTAWLFGSGAGPAEPNFGVFDNWIHEPAYLSGMIAGKMSKSGTVGAVAAMGIPEVNRLVNAFFAGAKEVNPNVKKKVAFIGSFFDPPKAKEAAVAQIDAGVDVIYAERFGVIEAAVEKKIFAISNMSDQSSLGPDTVITGPVWDMYPTVEQAIKLVKAGVYTAQDYGDFSRMAKGGSYLAPFHKFDKTLPAEVKDLVEKKKAEILEGNFRVDVDENTPVSD
- the exbD gene encoding TonB system transport protein ExbD, translating into MGSRIRQIMDDDLEENHEIKVTPFIDVILVLIIFMVAAPLATVDVNVDLPGSTATPAPRPETPLFLTLKDDLTLPIGNDAVPRPAFAATLDSRTKGDKQTRIFLRTDKAVAYGDLMEAMNLLRGAGYLKVALVGLEAAPAGDAAASVPGGTAAAP
- a CDS encoding cysteine hydrolase family protein produces the protein MIKAIPFDYPYDGRLVAESTALIVIDLQQDFLSTSGYFARKGYDPSPLRAILPTVNRLIAAARKAGVTVIHTRQGYRTDMADMTPYEKWRRKRAGLDGTDVLLRSGAGFQIVPEIDVAPHDIIVDKTCNSAFTYTDFELVLRARGIAHLMFSGCTTDVCVHTTLREACDRNFQCLTISDACASGDQRAHEAALHMVTVEDGVFGVLADSDAVIAGLSRLGDRPEATDD
- a CDS encoding CoA-transferase subunit beta, translating into MSELAFTPTEMMTIAASRALKNDDVCFVGIGAPSAACNIARLTHAPDITLIYESGTIGTAPDVLPLSIGDGELCETAVTTVAVPEMFRYWLQGGRISIGFLGAAQLDKFGNINTTVIGDYFHPKTRLPGGGGAPEIATSSKEVYITMAQTKRGMVEKIDFFTSFGHGEGGDHRKRLGIDTAGPTLLITDLAVWKPDPVTKEFTVVSLHPGVTREQVQDTCGWVVKFAEALDETPAPTELELKTLRDLQARTKAAHEGTGKGKAA
- the pcaF gene encoding 3-oxoadipyl-CoA thiolase, which gives rise to MAEAYICDYIRTPIGRFGGSLSSVRTDDLGAIPLKALLERNPGIDWQAIDDVVYGCANQAGEDNRNVARMALLLAGLPKEVPGSTVNRLCGSGMDALTIAARAIKAGEAELMIAGGVESMSRAPFVMPKADTAFSRNAEIYDTTIGWRFVNPLMKKQYGVDSMPETGENVAEDFGVSRADQDAFAVRSQDKAVAAQANGRLAKEISAVTIPQRKGDATVVSKDEHPRAGTTVEALAKLPTPFRQGGTVTAGNASGVNDGAAALIVASEAAVKKYGLAPIARILGGAAAGVAPRIMGIGPAPATRKLCARLGLTPQQFDVIELNEAFASQGIAVLRQLGIAEEAEHVNPNGGAIALGHPLGMSGARISGTAALELRELGGRYALATMCIGVGQGIAVALERA